One Roseimaritima multifibrata DNA window includes the following coding sequences:
- a CDS encoding glutamate decarboxylase, whose product MPLHDKNSIRDLVDDEIYASSDMSVSMPKYKFPLQEHSPRDVYSAVHDELMLDGNSRQNLATFCQTWAEPEVHKLMDECMDKNMVDKDEYPQTAEIEGRCVHMLADLWNSPDAANTIGCSTTGSSEAAMLGGMAMKRAWEAKRKAAGKSIDKPNLVTGPVQVCWHKFARYWDIELREVPMEGDRLILNAEEVVRRCDENTIGVVPTLGVTFTCQYEPVKEIADALDQLQESTGLDIRMHVDGASGGFLAPFCAPDLVWDFRIPRVKSINASGHKFGLAPLGVGWAIWREEADLPEEEIFWVNYLGGNMRDIALNFSRPGGQIVCQYYNFLRLGHEGYRKIHTACYETAKYIAGEVAKLGPFDVIYDGDMASGIPALCWKLKEGVDPGFSLYDFADRLRARGWQVPAYSLPPKREDLAIQRILVRHGVSRDLGSLLVEDMKRAIDYYKSHPVHTPMSADEASGFHH is encoded by the coding sequence ATGCCTCTACACGACAAAAATTCGATTCGCGATTTGGTTGACGATGAAATCTATGCTTCGTCGGATATGTCCGTTTCGATGCCAAAGTACAAGTTTCCGCTGCAGGAACACTCTCCGCGGGACGTCTACTCAGCGGTGCACGATGAATTGATGCTGGATGGCAATTCACGGCAAAATTTGGCGACATTTTGTCAGACGTGGGCAGAGCCCGAAGTGCACAAGTTGATGGACGAGTGCATGGACAAAAATATGGTCGATAAGGATGAGTATCCGCAGACCGCCGAAATCGAAGGTCGCTGCGTTCACATGCTTGCCGACCTGTGGAATTCGCCCGACGCTGCCAACACTATCGGTTGTTCGACAACCGGTTCTAGTGAGGCAGCGATGTTGGGCGGTATGGCGATGAAACGAGCTTGGGAGGCAAAACGCAAAGCGGCCGGGAAGTCGATCGATAAACCCAATCTGGTGACCGGCCCGGTACAGGTTTGCTGGCACAAATTTGCACGCTACTGGGATATCGAACTACGCGAAGTCCCGATGGAGGGCGATCGCTTGATCTTGAATGCTGAAGAGGTGGTTCGGCGATGCGATGAAAACACAATTGGTGTCGTCCCCACGCTGGGGGTCACGTTTACCTGCCAGTACGAACCTGTGAAAGAGATTGCCGACGCACTCGATCAGTTGCAAGAAAGTACCGGGCTTGATATTCGGATGCACGTCGATGGTGCCAGCGGCGGTTTCCTTGCTCCGTTTTGTGCTCCGGATCTGGTCTGGGATTTCCGTATCCCGCGTGTCAAATCGATTAACGCATCGGGGCATAAGTTTGGGTTGGCACCCCTGGGCGTTGGCTGGGCAATTTGGCGAGAGGAAGCGGACCTGCCCGAGGAAGAGATTTTTTGGGTCAACTATCTGGGAGGAAATATGCGAGATATCGCATTGAATTTCTCGCGGCCCGGAGGCCAGATCGTTTGCCAGTACTACAATTTTTTGCGTCTGGGGCATGAAGGCTACCGAAAAATTCACACCGCTTGTTATGAAACGGCAAAATACATTGCGGGTGAAGTGGCAAAACTTGGCCCGTTTGACGTGATCTACGACGGAGACATGGCGTCGGGGATTCCGGCACTTTGCTGGAAACTAAAAGAGGGTGTCGATCCAGGTTTTAGCCTTTACGATTTCGCTGATCGGCTGCGAGCCAGAGGCTGGCAGGTTCCTGCCTACTCGCTTCCGCCCAAACGCGAAGACCTTGCCATTCAACGGATCTTGGTCCGGCATGGTGTTAGCCGTGATCTTGGTTCTCTGCTTGTTGAGGATATGAAACGAGCGATCGATTATTACAAATCGCATCCAGTACATACGCCGATGAGTGCTGATGAAGCTTCCGGGTTCCATCACTAA
- a CDS encoding DUF3472 domain-containing protein: protein MRTILPLTTILLLTSFFSVGSADQENRLPRKGVGQLGEPILWIPVPKSPDQFYMGQRSGDGRLILTPNEAFFPNLGLTASGRGSVEDVENLNGGKSLATINKWDAGDTAEWGLFFENPGKLTIRVWMSATSEQSKFTLRIGEKAMPIETKISGDSATFVGMATYTIQQPGQQTLKLTCDDASPGCNLDWIEISGTAATNAAVLRKRWRPAAAHTKFSSSTAKENIRLWVMEMDAVPGDLGFYSPITTPFGYYGPTWKTDGTVNAGFNFSLWSFARGKPEPPVQQLSHLLGIGNRQATFGGFDHEGTGVKVRDWEPLEGRQGQRQVLALRVEPGEQHDTYYSYFYEADTKRWRLFAIGNKYNKSQPLKSLWVGSFVEVPGPPHVQRTGPYERTMRYRGWVMDTTDQWHPLDQMQNGNVNRQTGLTHTDRGLTKEGWFYLQTGGWTFRRGSPAAQVKLPEAQQVKRPDYLTDQDIAFLKSVPSAITTTIVKRTANRIQGTFQIRNLGTDAEATIFWGTAEGLTFADRWQNHKPLDDLHEGENPFSIDSNQNDRPVFVRLLLRNNEGQFWSPQTLTASTSQEQEK, encoded by the coding sequence ATGCGAACCATCCTCCCATTAACCACGATCCTGCTGTTGACCAGCTTCTTTTCAGTGGGCTCAGCCGATCAAGAAAACCGGTTACCCAGAAAGGGCGTTGGTCAGTTGGGTGAACCCATTTTGTGGATCCCCGTGCCGAAGTCCCCCGATCAATTCTACATGGGGCAGCGTTCAGGCGACGGGCGGCTAATCCTAACGCCAAACGAAGCGTTCTTCCCAAACCTTGGACTGACCGCAAGCGGTCGTGGTTCCGTGGAAGACGTCGAGAACTTAAACGGCGGCAAATCACTCGCGACCATCAACAAATGGGATGCCGGGGACACCGCAGAATGGGGACTGTTTTTTGAAAATCCCGGCAAGTTGACCATCCGAGTCTGGATGTCCGCGACCAGCGAGCAAAGCAAATTCACTTTGCGGATTGGTGAAAAAGCAATGCCGATTGAAACCAAAATCTCCGGCGACAGTGCGACGTTCGTTGGCATGGCGACGTATACGATTCAGCAGCCAGGACAACAGACCCTGAAACTAACCTGCGACGATGCTTCACCCGGCTGCAATCTAGACTGGATTGAAATTTCCGGAACCGCAGCGACCAACGCTGCCGTCCTCCGGAAACGTTGGCGTCCCGCTGCCGCCCATACCAAATTCTCCAGCTCAACAGCGAAGGAGAACATCCGATTATGGGTGATGGAAATGGATGCGGTTCCAGGCGACCTGGGGTTCTACTCTCCGATCACAACACCGTTTGGGTATTACGGCCCGACGTGGAAAACGGATGGAACGGTGAACGCAGGTTTTAATTTTTCGCTTTGGTCCTTTGCACGTGGCAAACCGGAACCTCCGGTTCAACAGTTATCTCATTTACTAGGGATCGGAAATCGGCAAGCCACTTTTGGCGGGTTTGACCATGAAGGAACAGGAGTCAAGGTTCGTGACTGGGAACCGCTGGAAGGGCGTCAGGGACAACGGCAGGTGCTGGCGCTTCGTGTCGAACCCGGCGAGCAACATGACACGTACTACAGCTATTTTTACGAAGCAGATACGAAGCGTTGGCGTTTATTTGCCATCGGCAACAAATACAACAAATCGCAACCACTGAAGTCTCTCTGGGTTGGTAGTTTCGTCGAGGTTCCCGGGCCGCCCCATGTGCAGCGAACCGGGCCCTATGAACGAACGATGCGGTACCGCGGCTGGGTGATGGACACGACTGACCAATGGCATCCCCTGGATCAAATGCAAAACGGCAACGTTAATCGTCAGACCGGCCTAACTCACACCGATCGCGGGCTCACCAAAGAGGGTTGGTTTTACCTGCAGACCGGAGGATGGACGTTTCGCAGAGGATCGCCGGCCGCTCAAGTCAAACTGCCCGAGGCCCAGCAAGTTAAACGGCCAGACTATCTAACGGATCAAGACATTGCGTTTCTGAAGTCCGTCCCATCGGCGATTACGACAACGATCGTGAAACGGACTGCGAATCGGATCCAGGGTACTTTTCAGATTCGCAATCTAGGAACCGATGCGGAAGCAACCATTTTCTGGGGAACCGCCGAGGGGCTGACATTTGCTGACCGCTGGCAGAATCACAAACCTCTGGATGATCTTCATGAGGGAGAGAACCCATTCTCTATCGATTCGAATCAAAATGATCGGCCGGTGTTCGTGCGTCTGCTGTTGAGAAACAACGAAGGGCAGTTCTGGTCGCCTCAGACTCTAACGGCCAGCACTTCGCAAGAGCAGGAAAAATAG